One stretch of Streptomyces sp. R21 DNA includes these proteins:
- a CDS encoding enoyl-CoA hydratase/isomerase family protein, protein MTVHLEVAEGVGTIRLDRPPMNALDVATQDRLKELAEEATRREDVRAVVIYGGEKVFAAGADIKEMQAMDHTAMIVRSRALQESFTAVARIPKPVVAAVTGYALGGGCELALCADIRIAADNAKLGQPEILLGLIPGAGGTQRLSRLIGPSKAKDLIFTGRMVKADEALALGLVDRVVPADEVYAQAHAWAAKLAQGPALALRAAKESIDTGLETDIETGLAVERNWFAGLFATEDRERGMRSFVEEGPGKAKFL, encoded by the coding sequence ATGACTGTGCATCTCGAAGTGGCAGAAGGCGTCGGAACGATCCGCCTGGACCGCCCTCCCATGAACGCGCTGGACGTCGCCACGCAGGACCGGCTCAAGGAGCTCGCCGAGGAGGCCACGCGCCGCGAGGACGTGCGCGCCGTGGTGATCTACGGCGGGGAGAAGGTGTTCGCGGCGGGCGCGGACATCAAGGAGATGCAGGCCATGGACCATACGGCGATGATCGTACGGTCCCGGGCGCTGCAGGAGTCCTTCACCGCTGTCGCCCGCATCCCGAAGCCGGTCGTGGCGGCCGTCACCGGCTACGCGCTGGGCGGGGGCTGCGAGTTGGCGCTGTGCGCCGACATTCGCATCGCCGCGGACAACGCGAAGCTCGGACAGCCGGAGATCCTGCTCGGCCTGATCCCCGGCGCGGGCGGCACCCAGCGCCTCTCCCGGCTGATCGGCCCCTCCAAGGCCAAGGACCTGATCTTCACCGGCCGGATGGTGAAGGCAGACGAGGCGCTGGCGCTCGGACTCGTCGACCGGGTGGTACCGGCCGACGAGGTGTACGCACAGGCGCACGCCTGGGCCGCGAAGCTCGCGCAGGGGCCGGCGCTCGCGCTGCGCGCCGCCAAGGAGTCGATCGACACGGGCCTGGAGACGGACATCGAGACCGGGCTCGCCGTCGAACGGAACTGGTTCGCGGGGCTGTTCGCGACGGAGGACCGCGAGCGCGGGATGCGCAGCTTCGTCGAGGAGGGCCCGGGCAAGGCCAAGTTCCTCTGA